The following coding sequences are from one Luteimonas sp. S4-F44 window:
- the pheS gene encoding phenylalanine--tRNA ligase subunit alpha, which translates to MSEIESLSSRALADIDAADTPEALEALRVALLGKSGSITAQLKALGALPGDQRKAAGEAINRARDAIGAALARRKSALEEAALDARLASQTIDVTLPGRDAGRGGVHPISRTLERIADIFGRLGYELADGPEIEDDWHNFEALNFPPHHPARAMHDTFYFAPDAAGVARLLRTHTSGVQVRYMGEHRPPLRMIAAGKVYRSDSDQTHSPMFHQVEGLLVDEHATFADLKGTLSEFVRAFFERDFEMRFRPSYFPFVEPGAEVDIAWQQADGSTRWLEVLGCGMVHPNVLKAVGIDPERYTGFAFGMGVERFAMLRYGVDDLRAFFENDVRFLRQFA; encoded by the coding sequence ATGAGCGAAATCGAATCCCTGTCGAGCCGGGCGCTGGCCGACATCGACGCGGCGGACACGCCCGAGGCGCTCGAAGCGCTACGCGTGGCGCTGCTGGGCAAGAGCGGCAGTATCACCGCCCAGCTCAAGGCGCTCGGCGCGCTGCCCGGCGACCAGCGCAAGGCGGCCGGCGAGGCCATCAACCGCGCGCGCGACGCGATCGGTGCGGCCCTGGCCCGGCGCAAGAGTGCGCTCGAGGAGGCCGCGCTCGACGCGCGCCTGGCCTCGCAGACGATCGACGTGACCCTGCCCGGACGCGACGCCGGCCGCGGCGGCGTGCACCCGATCAGCCGCACCCTCGAGCGCATCGCCGACATCTTCGGCCGGCTGGGCTACGAACTGGCCGACGGCCCGGAAATCGAGGACGACTGGCACAACTTCGAGGCGCTGAACTTCCCGCCGCACCATCCGGCACGCGCGATGCACGACACGTTCTACTTCGCGCCCGACGCGGCCGGGGTCGCGCGCCTGCTGCGCACGCACACCTCCGGGGTGCAGGTGCGCTACATGGGCGAGCACCGCCCGCCGCTGCGGATGATCGCCGCCGGCAAGGTCTACCGCTCCGACAGCGACCAGACGCACTCGCCGATGTTTCATCAGGTCGAAGGCCTGCTGGTCGACGAGCACGCGACGTTCGCCGATCTCAAGGGCACGCTCAGCGAGTTCGTGCGCGCGTTCTTCGAGCGCGATTTCGAGATGCGCTTCCGCCCCAGCTACTTCCCGTTCGTCGAACCCGGCGCCGAAGTCGATATCGCCTGGCAGCAGGCCGACGGCAGCACCCGCTGGTTGGAGGTGCTGGGCTGCGGCATGGTCCATCCCAACGTGCTCAAGGCGGTCGGCATCGACCCCGAGCGCTATACCGGGTTCGCGTTCGGCATGGGCGTGGAGCGCTTCGCCATGCTGCGCTATGGCGTCGACGACCTGCGCGCGTTCTTCGAAAACGACGTGCGGTTTCTCAGGCAGTTCGCCTGA